In a genomic window of Sulfurisphaera tokodaii str. 7:
- the glmS gene encoding glutamine--fructose-6-phosphate transaminase (isomerizing): MGGIFGFICKNPRDVSIINIGLKRLIYRGYDSAGIAYEKDSSLEVIKMLGNIARNELKVNDKSKVALGHTRYASRGWPTLNNAHPITDCKGEIGLVMDGILYDYEVLREKLEREGHKFVTTTDTEVLPHYLEGNYEEKLKGIWNVIKGLYSFAFIVKGVEKIFAVNAGQGLYIGISNECFFISSDLPSLTGFAENAIIVPENTYVILSPDSFKIFNTQGEVNGELKRVKYKEEIADKGGFSHFMLKEIYDIPLSLINSVNSLMEKYLSLASMIIANARKVYIIANGSSLHAGYISSYYLHDVSLNVVSAAEFPYYALDNITTGTVVIAISQSGETSDVIRSVKLAKQRGAVILGITNSVGSRLALESNVYLPITAGPELAVPATKTFTSTIIVLKILSDYVSYQLGKIDKKDIDHDKNEIQRLSKLVLDSLPYMEKRAEELVNLIDKESLYVASSGINYPIALEGALKFKEASLTHAEGIQLGELLHGPIVLANKGYPILIIKPAEEQAEDLYNKVIKLAKDRGSPIITISPEGDFRSVKTTRDLSPIANVIPLQLLAYKLGVKKELPIDTPVGLVKAVTI, encoded by the coding sequence ATGGGAGGGATTTTTGGGTTTATATGTAAAAATCCTAGGGATGTTTCTATTATTAATATTGGTTTAAAAAGGCTCATTTATAGGGGGTATGATAGTGCGGGTATTGCTTATGAAAAGGACTCCTCATTAGAAGTAATTAAGATGTTGGGTAATATTGCTAGGAATGAACTTAAGGTGAATGATAAGTCTAAAGTCGCCTTAGGTCATACTAGGTATGCAAGTAGGGGATGGCCAACATTAAATAATGCACATCCGATAACTGATTGTAAAGGGGAAATTGGACTGGTTATGGATGGTATTTTATACGATTATGAGGTATTAAGGGAAAAATTGGAGAGAGAAGGACACAAATTTGTTACTACTACTGATACTGAAGTTTTACCACATTATCTGGAAGGAAATTATGAGGAGAAGTTAAAGGGTATCTGGAACGTAATCAAAGGTCTGTATTCCTTTGCTTTCATAGTTAAGGGTGTTGAAAAGATATTTGCAGTAAATGCTGGTCAAGGGTTATATATTGGTATTTCTAATGAATGTTTCTTTATTTCAAGTGATTTACCCTCTTTAACTGGTTTTGCGGAAAACGCTATCATTGTCCCGGAGAATACTTATGTAATATTATCTCCAGATAGTTTTAAGATATTTAACACCCAAGGTGAAGTAAATGGTGAATTAAAGAGGGTTAAGTATAAGGAAGAGATTGCAGATAAGGGAGGTTTTTCACACTTTATGCTAAAAGAAATTTATGATATTCCTCTCTCATTAATAAATTCTGTAAATTCACTCATGGAAAAGTACTTATCTTTAGCTTCAATGATAATTGCAAATGCTAGAAAGGTTTACATTATTGCTAATGGTAGTAGTTTACACGCCGGCTATATTTCTTCCTATTACCTTCACGATGTTAGTTTAAACGTTGTAAGTGCGGCTGAATTTCCTTATTACGCATTAGATAACATTACAACTGGAACTGTGGTTATTGCAATTAGTCAAAGTGGCGAGACTTCAGATGTAATAAGGAGTGTTAAACTTGCAAAGCAGAGGGGCGCTGTAATTTTGGGTATTACTAACTCTGTAGGCTCTAGATTAGCTTTAGAATCAAACGTTTATTTACCAATAACTGCCGGACCGGAACTTGCTGTCCCGGCTACAAAAACCTTCACTTCTACAATTATTGTTCTCAAAATTTTATCTGATTATGTGTCTTATCAACTAGGTAAAATTGATAAGAAAGACATAGATCATGATAAGAACGAAATACAAAGATTATCAAAATTGGTTTTAGACTCATTACCCTATATGGAGAAAAGAGCTGAGGAGTTAGTTAATTTAATTGATAAAGAAAGTCTATATGTTGCTAGTAGTGGGATCAATTATCCTATTGCCCTTGAAGGTGCTTTAAAGTTTAAGGAGGCTTCACTAACCCATGCTGAAGGTATTCAATTGGGAGAACTTCTTCATGGTCCAATTGTTTTAGCTAATAAGGGTTATCCGATACTAATTATAAAGCCTGCTGAAGAACAAGCTGAGGACTTATATAACAAAGTTATCAAGTTAGCAAAAGATAGGGGCAGTCCTATAATTACTATTTCCCCAGAGGGCGATTTTAGGAGCGTAAAGACTACTAGAGATCTTTCTCCAATAGCTAATGTTATTCCCCTTCAACTACTAGCTTATAAACTTGGCGTTAAGAAGGAGTTACCAATTGATACTCCAGTAGGTTTAGTTAAGGCCGTAACTATATAA
- the nagA gene encoding N-acetylglucosamine-6-phosphate deacetylase, with protein sequence MELKLTNAKIITPYKEIERGSVIIKDGIISEILEERTEGEDLEGMLLLPAFVDIHTHGIGGYDYTSWDSEDDFIKNAIGMKKKLIQHGVTTFLPTTVTMPRESLLEACKAISQTDILGLHLEGPYISEKHAGAQDVRYIRNPDKNEVLECVRESNNKVITITYSPEKDLDFIPFMLSLGIYPSIGHTDADYETAVKAFLLGASRVTHLFNAMRAFHHRDPGVILASINFSPFIEIIPDFIHVDKEVVRFLTKIVDIKRIVAVTDSIIATDLQDGTYTLGKMRIRVENGIARTEDGKLAGSTLTMDKAFKNLSSIIGIREASLICSYNPARAIGLSDRGIIEKGKRADLIVMDEKLNVKKVFINGEEIFSSS encoded by the coding sequence ATGGAGTTAAAATTAACAAACGCTAAGATCATAACACCTTATAAAGAAATTGAAAGGGGTAGTGTGATAATTAAAGATGGTATAATTAGTGAAATATTAGAGGAAAGGACTGAGGGGGAAGACTTAGAGGGAATGCTCTTACTTCCAGCGTTTGTTGATATTCATACTCACGGAATTGGTGGATATGATTATACATCATGGGATAGTGAGGATGATTTCATAAAAAACGCTATAGGGATGAAAAAGAAACTGATCCAACATGGTGTAACAACTTTCTTACCTACAACAGTTACAATGCCTAGAGAAAGTCTGTTGGAGGCTTGTAAGGCTATATCACAGACAGATATTTTAGGACTCCACTTAGAAGGTCCTTATATAAGTGAAAAACATGCTGGTGCACAAGATGTAAGATATATAAGAAACCCAGACAAGAATGAAGTGTTGGAGTGTGTCAGAGAGAGTAATAATAAAGTAATAACAATAACTTATTCTCCCGAAAAAGATCTGGATTTTATTCCATTCATGTTAAGTCTGGGAATTTACCCTTCAATAGGACATACAGATGCAGATTATGAGACAGCAGTTAAAGCATTCCTCTTAGGTGCTAGTAGGGTTACACATTTATTTAATGCAATGAGGGCATTTCATCATAGAGATCCAGGCGTAATTTTAGCTAGTATTAATTTTTCTCCATTTATTGAAATAATTCCAGACTTTATACACGTTGATAAAGAGGTGGTGAGGTTTTTAACTAAAATAGTTGATATAAAAAGAATTGTTGCAGTAACAGATTCTATAATAGCTACTGATCTTCAAGATGGTACTTATACTTTGGGTAAAATGAGGATAAGGGTTGAAAATGGTATTGCAAGGACTGAGGATGGAAAATTGGCCGGGAGTACTTTAACAATGGATAAGGCATTTAAAAATCTATCAAGTATTATAGGAATAAGGGAGGCTTCACTCATATGTTCATATAATCCAGCAAGGGCAATAGGACTTAGTGACAGAGGGATTATTGAAAAGGGGAAGAGGGCTGACTTAATCGTAATGGATGAAAAGTTGAATGTTAAAAAAGTATTTATAAATGGAGAGGAGATTTTTTCTAGCAGTTAG
- a CDS encoding FAD-binding oxidoreductase: METFLLAKKEFEKEFGSKFIDTEEIIDEYSKAPYLVSPILSKMGKRILGAVIAEDENDIEYAIKVCSKYRIPLLARGAGTSTIGQVLPIFPSIVVDIQKLNKVLELDGDFLKISPGVKVLQALNYLRKKGKELRVYPSSFYISTLGGYIAGGDVGIGSYQFGYHFHGNGIRRVKIVAPNGSQELTGDMTLAVAQAAGTTGIITEAEVAVIDYEDWKDQLVRFNNVSEVVKFLKDLEKERSNIRRITVEDEEALALVSQGRVKPGKWNVILASTKSFGEEVNMRFLDELAFAAIYVTMSKLTRFPNYFYEVRLLPLNSFLSVVSQIKKALGSNVLIHGDVMTLRGETIIYTVFMSDKSNFELIDSIMIKEGIPFEIHSLVVNDRVDEEYRLELMKKLKKMVDPHDILNPGKLRI, encoded by the coding sequence ATGGAGACATTTTTATTGGCTAAAAAAGAGTTTGAAAAAGAATTTGGTTCTAAATTTATTGATACTGAAGAAATTATAGATGAGTATTCAAAAGCTCCTTACTTAGTTTCACCTATTCTTTCAAAAATGGGTAAAAGAATTTTGGGTGCTGTAATAGCTGAAGATGAGAATGACATTGAATACGCTATTAAAGTTTGTAGCAAATATCGTATTCCTTTATTGGCTAGAGGTGCTGGTACTTCAACAATTGGTCAAGTTTTACCTATTTTTCCCTCAATAGTTGTTGATATTCAGAAATTGAATAAAGTATTGGAACTTGATGGAGACTTTTTAAAAATATCTCCTGGCGTTAAAGTTTTGCAAGCACTTAATTACTTAAGAAAAAAAGGAAAGGAGTTAAGAGTATATCCTAGTAGCTTTTATATATCTACATTAGGAGGTTACATTGCCGGTGGAGATGTAGGAATAGGATCTTATCAATTTGGATATCATTTTCATGGTAATGGGATCAGACGCGTAAAAATAGTAGCTCCTAATGGATCTCAAGAACTTACTGGAGATATGACTTTAGCCGTTGCTCAAGCTGCCGGGACTACTGGAATTATAACTGAGGCTGAAGTAGCTGTTATTGATTATGAAGACTGGAAAGATCAATTAGTACGTTTCAATAACGTCAGTGAAGTAGTTAAGTTCTTAAAAGATTTAGAAAAAGAAAGATCTAATATAAGAAGAATTACAGTAGAAGACGAAGAAGCTTTGGCTTTGGTCTCTCAAGGTAGAGTTAAACCGGGAAAGTGGAATGTTATATTAGCAAGCACTAAAAGTTTCGGAGAAGAAGTAAATATGAGGTTTTTAGACGAATTAGCATTCGCAGCAATTTACGTGACTATGAGTAAGTTAACTAGATTTCCAAACTATTTCTACGAGGTAAGATTGCTACCTCTAAATAGTTTTCTGAGTGTTGTAAGTCAAATAAAGAAAGCTTTAGGTTCAAACGTATTAATTCACGGGGATGTTATGACTTTAAGAGGTGAAACGATAATCTATACTGTATTCATGTCAGATAAAAGCAATTTCGAACTAATAGATTCGATAATGATAAAGGAGGGTATACCATTTGAAATACATTCCCTAGTAGTAAATGATAGAGTTGATGAGGAATATAGACTAGAATTAATGAAAAAACTAAAGAAAATGGTTGATCCGCATGATATTCTAAATCCAGGGAAGCTGAGAATATGA
- a CDS encoding DUF1177 domain-containing protein, translating into MILKTLIDVIDILESKNPLEIIRKRLENKVKYEEITVGEVPYIKVLYKGGGKDKIEILGRLGAIQMINTNKGLVSDADGAIITLTTLFELLDLMDKGIVFDIDIVFVTNLATKAKLIPHKPFDFMVPLMGLDDALKIEVDPTASFILSIDSTKGNRLAKYDDFALTHVIKDGYILKLHDNVIDIYNRVTEHEIYMVPLTTGDLTPLDYNVYHISTLISPWLYTSSPVIGLATVSKQVIPGYDTGVQNLTMFEHASRFCVELIKYLEKGGKVYDENELMELESKLGKSNLIKAKRV; encoded by the coding sequence ATGATTTTAAAAACTCTAATTGACGTAATTGATATCTTAGAATCTAAAAACCCACTAGAGATAATTAGAAAGAGATTAGAAAATAAGGTTAAATATGAGGAAATTACAGTGGGTGAGGTTCCTTATATTAAAGTTTTATATAAAGGTGGAGGGAAGGATAAGATTGAGATTTTAGGAAGATTAGGAGCAATACAGATGATTAATACGAATAAGGGTTTAGTTTCTGATGCTGATGGCGCTATTATCACGTTAACTACACTTTTCGAACTTCTTGACCTAATGGATAAAGGAATTGTCTTTGATATTGATATAGTATTTGTTACAAATCTAGCTACTAAAGCTAAACTTATCCCTCATAAACCATTTGACTTTATGGTTCCATTAATGGGATTAGATGATGCATTAAAAATTGAAGTAGACCCTACAGCTTCATTTATATTATCTATAGATTCTACTAAGGGGAATAGGTTAGCAAAATACGACGATTTTGCATTAACACATGTTATTAAAGACGGTTATATATTGAAATTGCATGATAACGTCATTGATATCTATAATAGAGTTACTGAACACGAAATTTATATGGTACCTCTTACTACCGGTGATCTTACACCTTTAGACTATAATGTATATCATATTAGTACTTTAATTTCCCCTTGGCTGTATACTTCTTCACCGGTCATTGGCTTAGCAACTGTTTCTAAACAAGTAATACCCGGATATGATACTGGAGTTCAAAATCTAACAATGTTTGAGCATGCATCTAGATTTTGTGTTGAACTTATAAAGTATTTAGAAAAGGGTGGAAAAGTATACGATGAAAACGAGTTAATGGAATTAGAGAGCAAACTAGGTAAATCGAATCTGATTAAGGCTAAGAGAGTGTAA